One Carassius carassius chromosome 28, fCarCar2.1, whole genome shotgun sequence genomic window carries:
- the kcnj13 gene encoding inward rectifier potassium channel 13 produces MTSTTSDQKDTSCPLMAKPHCQRLVSKDGRSLMRGSAPGSRETWSGALRDMWGTWLALRWRWVVLAFCGSFLLHWLLFAVLWYLLARVNGDLKVPDHDSPPPGHVLCVKHVTGFTAAFSFALETQLTIGYGTMYPNADCPTAIALLALQMLLGLMLEAFITGAFVAKFSRSQKRCGGILFSPQAVVCEVRGQHCLMFRVCNLLPRPLVDVCVSAVLYEERDNHELHQTAIEFSVDNLGSRPCPLFLSPLTFYHPLTPTSPLNSATSSKHFELVVFLTASQESTGSGYQKRTSYLPDEIQYGSCFAKVTSRYGKGRGKAESMRYFDTHPCHLTLPNTHTGDALEKEHMVVQINGEGSDRLE; encoded by the exons ATGACAAGCACCACCAGCGACCAAAAGGACACCTCCTGCCCCCTGATGGCCAAACCTCACTGTCAGCGGCTGGTCAGCAAGGACGGCCGGAGCCTGATGCGAGGCAGTGCCCCGGGCTCCAGAGAGACGTGGTCCGGGGCCCTGCGGGACATGTGGGGGACGTGGCTGGCGCTGCGCTGGCGTTGGGTGGTGCTGGCGTTCTGCGGTTCATTCCTCCTTCACTGGCTGCTGTTTGCCGTGTTGTGGTATCTGCTCGCCCGTGTCAACGGAGACCTGAAGGTGCCTGATCATGACTCTCCACCGCCTGGTCATGTGCTGTGTGTCAAACACGTGACGGGCTTCACCGCCGCCTTCTCTTTTGCCCTCGAGACACAGCTGACCATCGGGTACGGCACTATGTACCCCAACGCTGACTGTCCGACCGCCATAGCCCTGCTCGCCCTGCAGATGCTGCTGGGACTCATGCTGGAGGCCTTCATCACCG GTGCATTCGTTGCTAAATTCTCCCGCTCTCAAAAGCGCTGTGGTGGGATCCTGTTCAGTCCTCAGGCCGTAGTatgtgaggtcagaggtcagcatTGCCTGATGTTCCGCGTCTGTAACCTGCTTCCACGGCCGCTGGTGGACGTGTGCGTGAGCGCCGTTCTCTATGAAGAACGTGACAATCACGAACTCCACCAAACAGCGATAGAATTCAGTGTCGATAACCTGGGGTCACGACCTTGCCCTCTTTTCCTGTCACCTCTGACCTTTTATCACCCTCTAACTCCAACCAGCCCTCTAAACAGCGCCACAAGCAGCAAACACTTCGAGCTGGTGGTGTTCCTCACCGCTTCTCAGGAGAGCACAGGCTCCGGATACCAGAAGAGGACGTCCTACCTGCCCGACGAGATCCAGTACGGAAGCTGCTTCGCCAAGGTGACGTCTCGGTACGGCAAAGGCCGGGGCAAAGCCGAAAGCATGCGCTATTTTGACACGCATCCCTGTCATCTCAcactcccaaacacacacaccggCGACGCACTGGAGAAAGAGCACATGGTGGTCCAGATCAACGGAGAAGGCAGTGACCGGCTGGAGTAG